In Streptomyces sp. P9-A4, the genomic window GTGCTCCCCGGTGCGCAGGATGCCCAGGAGTCTGCGCATCTCGGCGAGCGCCTGCCGGCCGGTGGTGGAGATGGTCTCCAGGGCCTGCTTCGCGGTCTCCGGGGAGGAGTCCATGACGTAGGCGGCGCCGTCGGCCTGGACCACCATCACCGACACGTTGTGCGCGACGACGTCGTGCAGCTCGCGGGCGATCCGGGCCCGCTCGGCGGCGACCGCGACCTTGGCCTGCGCCTCGCGCTCCTTCTCCAGCCGGGAGGCCCGCTCCTCCAGCTGCGCGAAGTAGGCGCGGCGGGTGCGGAGCGAGTCGCCGAGGACCCAGGCGAGCGCGAACGGCACGGTCATGATGATGACGAAGAAGACCTTGGCCGCACCGGAGTCGGTGGCCTCCATCGGCCATCTCAGCTGGGAGAGGGGCGAGGCGCAGAGTCCGCCGACGAGCGCGAGCCGGGACGCCCAGCGGGGTCCGTCGTGCGCCGCGACCGTGTAGATGATCATGAGCATGGCGAAGTCGGCGATGAACGGCCTCAGGCCGAAGCCGAGCTGTGCGAGCCCCAGTCCGGTCGAGAGCAGCAGCATCTTCTCGGGGGCTCGCCGCCGCAGGGCCAGGACCAGGGAGAAGAGCAGGGCGACCACGCCGTACGCGACGGGTTGGCCGAGCCCCGGGGAGGTCTCCCCCACCCACAGCAGGGAGAACCCGAGGAGGACGACGGCCCAGAAGCTGTCGACGCCCGTCGGGTGTCTGCGGATGAAGTCGTAGAGGCGCTGCACGTCACCCAGGGTAGGGAAGGGAGGCGGGTGCGGGGATCAACCGTGGGGTCGATCCTTGGCGCGGGGCCCGTACTCCCCGAGGTGGAGACTGGGCCCGTGACGGATGAGACGTGTCAGTGGCAGGGGTGGCGGGAAGCCGCGGAACGGGCGCTGTACGGCCCGGGGGGCTTCTATCTGCGCCCGGAGGGACCCGCGGGTCACTTCCGCACCTCGGTGCACGCCTCCCCGCTCTTCGCGGGGGCCGTGGCCCGGCTGCTCGGCGAGGTCGCGGAGGAGCTGGGGACGACCGTGATCGACCTGGTGGACGTGGGCGCGGGGCGCGGTGAACTCCTCACCGGGGTGCTCGCCGCCACGGAGGGCAGCGGGCTCACGGTCCGGGCGTACGCCGTCGAGCGGGCCGGCCGGCCCGCGGGGCTCGACCCCCGGATCGAGTGGACCGGCCGGATCCCCCGGGGGACGCGCGGACTCCTCTTCGCGAACGAGTGGCTCGACAACGTGCCGGTGGACGTGGCCGAGGCGGACGCGGAGGGCACGGTCAGGTACGTGGAGGTCCGCCCGGACGGCACGGAGCGGCTCGGCGGTCCCGTGGAGGGCCGGGACGCGGAGTGGCTGGCCCGCTGGTGGCCGCTGACGGAGCCGGGGGCGCGGGCCGAGATCGGGTGGCCCCGGGACGAGGCCTGGGCGGCGGCGGTGGGTTCGCTGGCGGCGGGCAGGGCGGTGGCCGTGGACTACGCGCACGTACGGGCGTCCCGGCCGCCCTTCGGCTCCCTGACCGGCTTCCGCGCGGGCCGCGAGGTCCCACCGGCCCCGGACGGCTCCTGCGACGTGACGGCGCACGTGGCTCTTGACGCGTGCGCGGCGGCGGGTGGGGGCGCGGACGTCCCGACGGCTCCGGACGGCCTCGGCGGGCTCGTCACCCAGCGGGAGGCCCTGGGCCGGCTCGGGGTGGAGGGCGGGCGGCCGCCGCTGGCCCTCGCCTCGGCCGATCCCGCCGCGTACCTGCGTGCGCTGTCCGCCGCCGGCGAGGCCGCGGAGCTCACCGCGCGCGGGGGGCTCGGGGACTTCCTCTGGCTGACCCGGCGGGTGCCGGGACGGGGCGGCCGGGCCGTGTCGGGCCTCGGGGGATACTGACCGCATGACGGAGACGACGGTCGGCATCGGCGGCGCGGCGGAGAGCACCGACATGGTGCTGAACATCGGGCCGCAGCATCCCTCGACCCATGGCGTGCTCCGGCTCCGGCTCGTGCTCGACGGCGAGGTCGTGCGGCAGGCCGAGCCGGTGATCGGCTACATGCACCGGGGCGCGGAGAAGCTCTTCGAGGCGCGCGACTACCGGCAGATCATCATGCTGGCCAACCGTCACGACTGGCTGTCCGCCTTCTCCAACGAGCTCGGCGTGGTCATGGCCGTCGAGCGGATGCTCGGCATGGAGGTCCCGGAGCGCGCGGTGTGGACCCGTACCCTCCTCGCGGAGCTGAACCGGATCCTCAACCATTTGATGTTCCTCGGTTCCTACCCGCTCGAACTGGGCGGGATCACCCCGGTCTTCCACGCCTTCCGGGAGCGCGAGGAGCTCCAGGCGGTGATGGAGGAGGTCTCCGGCGGCCGGATGCACTACATGTTCAACCGGGTCGGCGGCCTCAAGGAGGACCTGCCGGCCGGCTGGCTGGGGAGGGCCCGGCAGGCCGTCGCCGACGTGCGGTCGCGGATGGACGTGTACGACCGGCTCGTCCTCGGCAACGAGATCTTCCGGGGCCGTACGCGCGGGGTCGGCGTCCTGTCCCCGGCGGCGGTCCACTCCTACGGTGTGTCGGGGCCGATCGCCCGCGCCTCGGGCGTCGACTTCGACCTGCGCCGTGACGAGCCGTACCTGGCCTACGGGGACCTCCAGGACACCCTGAAGGTCGCCGTGCGCGAGGAGGGCGACTGTCTGGCCCGCTTCGAGTGCCTCCTCGACCAGACGCACAACTCCCTGGACCTGGCGGACGCCTGCCTGGACCGGATGGCGGAGCTGGCGCCGGGGCCGATCAACCAGCGGCTGCCGAAGGTGCTCAAGGCGCCGGAGGGCCACACGTACGCGTGGACCGAGAATCCCCTCGGCGTCAACGGCTACTACCTGGTGTCCAAGGGCGAGAAGACCCCGTACCGGCTGAAGCTGCGCTCGGCGTCCTTCAACAACATCCAGGCGCTCGTGGAACTGCTGCCGGGGACGCTCGTCGCCGACATGGTGGCGATCCTGGGGTCGCTGTTCTTCGTCGTCGGCGACATCGACAAGTAGCCGGGGCCGGGAGTCAGCGCTCCCGGCGCATCACGACGTACTCCCGTTCCTCCCCGGCCGGCCGTCGCCGCTCGGCCACGGTCCAGCCCCAGCGCGCGTACCGCCCGGTCAGTTCCGGTACGTCGAGGGTCATCAGGAGCCGGGGTCCCGGGGGCGGTCCGTCGAGCAGGGCGTCGTGGAGCGCGCGCCCGAGGCCGAGGCCCTGCCGGGCGGGGGCGACGACGAGTTCGGCGAGTTCGAAGGCGGGCTCGCGGCCGGACAGCGCGGTGTCGGTCCAGCCGGCGGCGAAGCCCTGGAGTTCCCCGTCGGGGCCGAGCGCGGCGACGCCCCGGTAATCGGGCCGCCCGGCCGCGGAGTCCAGCAGCCGGTCCACCGTCCGTACGGCGCCGAGCGGCGGCTCGTGCCAGGGGGCGCCGCAGAAGGCCTGGGCGCACAGGGCGAGCAGTTCGTCGCGGCGCTCGGCGGCCCCACCGGCCGTGAGGTCGGTGAGGCGGTACGTCACGAGTTCACCGCTCCCCGGAGTTCGGCCAGGTCGAGCTGCTCGGTCTCGTCGTGCGCGGTCAGGTCGATGACCTGGCCGACCGCGCGGGACGGGGTGACCCGGGGCGGGAGAGGGTTGACGGGGGTGCCCGAGGGGCTGATCGGGGTGAGCAGCGGAGCGCCGAGCGCGGCCTGCGCGGCCAGGACCTCTTCGAGGACCTCCTCGCCGACGACATCGGCGAGGTCGGTGTTCTGCACGGCCTCGATGGCTGCCGCCGCCTTCTGCGTACCGAAGAAGTCGAAGCCGCCCTCGGGGCGCGGCACGGGCCTGCGGGCCGCGTACGGGACGATCGCGGTCGCGGTCGGGACGGCCGGGACCATGGTGGAGGCGGGCGGGACCGGCGCGGCCGGCGGGAGCGCGAGGGCGGGGGCGGCCGGGCGGGTGTGCTCGGTCGCGGCGGTCGCCGCGTGCTTCCCCTGCGGCTCCTCCGTCTCGCGGGCCCGCTCGGCGAGGTCACGGGCGCGGGCCGCCTCGGTGGTCCGGCGGGCGTGCTGGGCGGCGGCGCTGCGCGGCAGGTCGCGAAGTGCCTGGGCGGCGCGGCGGAAGGCCTCCGGGGTGGGCGCGGACCCACCGGCGGGCAGAGCCTTGGCGGCGGCCGAGGCGACCGCGCCGGCCGCCGTCTCCAGGGCCAGGACGCGGGCGCCCTCCAAGGCGCTGGCACGCTCGGTCTCGGCGGTGGCGTACCGGCGGAGCAGGTCGGCGTGCTCGCCGCGCAGCCCGGCCAGTTCGACCCGCTTGGCGCGGAGCTTGGCGTCGAGGCGGGCCCGCAGCGCGCGGGACTCCTCGAGGTCGGACTCCAGCTCGGCGACCCGCTCCTCGGCCTTCCACTGGTCGGCGGTGCGCGCCCGGTCGAGCTCGGCGACCCGCAGACCGGCGCTCCGGTCCCAACTGCGCATGAGGACGGCCCCGGTGACGGCGGCGGCGGCCGCGGCCGCCGCGAGCAGCCGCGCGAGCACCTGATCGCCGGGCAGCCAGGCGGCCGCGGCGCACACGACCGCGGCGCCGGCGACCGCTGAGGGCGGCAGCAGCTTGTGCAGAGGCGGGGAATGGCGGTGGCGTCCACGTGGCATGGCCTGAAATTTACCGTGCGTAGGCGCTGTGTGGGGCGTCGGCCCGGCAATCTCTTGGCCACTTCTCGCCATCAGAAGTGGATATCAACCGTTCCGGTTCCGCTTCGGGCCGACGCCCCTCCCCCGACGCCTACTTGTTGAGCAGCCCCTTCGTCACCAGATAGTCCTTGGCGACGTCCTCCGGCTTCGCCCGCTCGGCGTCCACCTTGCGGTTGAGTTCGGCGAGATCCGCTGTGGTCAGCACCTTGGTGAGCTTGTCCAGGGCGGCGGCTATCTCGGGGGAACCGGCGTCCTTCGCGTTCACCACCGGCAGTACGTTGTCGGCGTTCTGCAACTTCTTGTCGTCGGTGAGGAAGACCAGGCCGTAGCCGTCGATCGTGGCGTCCGTCGTGGTGGTCAGGACCAGCTGGTCCACCCCGTCCTTCACCGCCTGCTTGGCCTGCGGGGTGCCGACTCCCTTGGGGTCGATCCCGGTCACGTCGATCCCGTACGTCTTCTTCAGACCGGGCGCGCAGAACGGCCGGACCGCGCATTCGTCACCGGCGGCGATCTTCACCTTCAGCTTCGCGCGGCCGAGATCGGAAAGCGTCGTCAGCTTGTTCTTCGCGGCGAATTCCTTCGTCACCGCGAAGGCGTTCTGATCGACCGCCGCACCGGCCGCGAGGACCTTCAGACCGCGCGGTTCGGCGAGCTTCCGCAGCGCCTCGACGGTGGCCGTCGCGTCACCGGACGCGACCGGCGCGTCCTCCGGCGCCTTCGGCCCGTTCACCTTCGCGTTGAGGAATTCCGCGATCGTCGCCGCGTATTCCGGGACGACGTCGATCTCGCCCTTCTCCAGCGACGGTTCGTACAGCTCGCGATTCTTCACCGTGGTGATCGACACGGAGTATCCGGCGGCCCGCAGCGACTGCGCGTACAGCTCGGCCAGCACCTTGGCCTCGGTGAACGCCGCCGCGCCGACCACCAGCGAGCCCTTCTTCCCGCCACCGGAGTCGCCGGAGCCCCCGGACTCCTTCTGCTTGCCCTGCTCCAGGCTGTCACCGCCGCACGCGGCGAGCGCGACGGTCAGCGCCGCCGTCCCCAGCACCGCGCCCGCGATACGCGAGACCCTGTTCACGAGATCACCCATCCAGTCAGCGTTTGGTCGGTCGTTCCGGTCGGCGTTCGGCCGGTCGTCGTACTGCCGGTCGTCGTTCTGCCGGTCGTCGTTCTGCCGGTCGGCCACGGAGTTCGAGAAGTCGGTCCAGGCCCACCAGTACGCCCTCCACCAGGAGGGCCAGCAGGGCCACGAGCACCGCGCCCGCGACGACCTGCGCGGTGTCGTACGTGGCGAAGCCGGCCGTGATGATCCGGCCGAGGCCGCCCTGCCCGACCATCGCCGCGACCGTCGCCGTCGCCACCACCTGCACCGCCGCCGAGCGGACCCCGGTCATCACCACCGGCCGGGCGAGGGGCAGTTCGACCCGGCGGAACAGCTGCCCGCCCGTCATCCCCATCCCCCGCGCGGCCCGCACCGCGGCCCGGTCCACCTCCCGCACCCCCACGTACGCGTTGGTCAGGAGCGGGGGTATCGCGAACAGCACCAGGGCCACGACCGTCGGCACATACCCGGCGTTCCGCAGGGGCGACACCATGAACAGGGCCAGCACCGCGAAGACGGGGATCGCCCGCCCCACGTTCGACACGTTCACCGCGAGCGCCCCGCCCCTGCCGAGGTGGCCGAGCCAGAGCCCCAGCGGCAGCGCGAGCGCCGCGGCGATCAGCAGCGCGGCCCCGCTCACGTACACGTGCTCGGCGAGCCGTTGCCCGATGCCGTCCTCGCCCGTCCAGTGCGCGCCGGTGGTGAGCCAGCCCCAGGCGTCCGACACGACCCCGATGTCACCCACCCCCCGGCGCGGTCCGTATGCGGGTCCACGGCGTGACCAGCCGCTGCAGCCCCAGGAGCAGCAGGTCGGCGACGACGGCGAGCAGCACGCACAGCACGGAGGCGGCGAGCATCTGCGCCTTGAAGAAGGTGGGCAGCGCGTCCTCGATGAGATTGCCGAGGCCGCCGCGGCCGACGACCGAACCGACCGTCGTCAGCGCGATCGTGGAGACCGTCGCCATCCGTATCCCCGCCATCAGCACCGGGAGCGCCAGCGGCAGTTCGACCTGCCAGAGGAGGCGCAGCGAGCCGTACCCCATGCCCCGGGCGGCCTCCCGTGTCTCGGCGGGCACGGCGGCGAGCCCCGCCAGCGCGTTCCGCACGAGGATCGTCAACGCGTACAGCACGAGGCCGGTCACCACGAGCGCCGACGACAGCCCGAAGAAGGGCAGCAGCAGCGAGAACATGGCGAGCGACGGCACCGTGTAGAGCAGGGTGGTCAGTCCGAGGACCGGTCCCGCGAAGCGCGGCCTGGCCCGGACGAGCAGGGCGAGCGGTACGGCGACGGCGAGCGCGATCAGTACCGACACGACCGTGATTCCCACATGCTGGAGCGTGGCGTCCGTCAACTCCTGGGCGCGCGTCCGCAGATACTCCCCGCATATCCAGTCGTTCGTGACCAGACAGTTCGGTGCGCTCATCCGTCCCTCCCCCCGGGTGGCCGACCTTCCCGAACGCATGTGTGACGACCCTAACCCCCGCCACCGACAATCCCCGAGACCCGCCACAATGCGGCAACACGCCCTTCACACACCCCCGGCATCCAGGGGCCAGAATGGGGAACCATGATCCGGTTCGAGCAGGTGACCAAGCGGTACGAGGACGGCACGACCGCCGTCGACGACCTCTCCTTCGAGGTCGCCGAGGGCGAACTCGTCACCCTCGTGGGGCCGTCCGGCTGTGGCAAGACGACCACGATGATGATGGTGAACCGGCTCGTCGAGCCGACCTCCGGCCGCGTCCTCGTCGACGGCGAGGACATCGCCGGCGTCGACCCCGTCGCCCTGCGCCGCAAGATCGGATACGTCATCCAGCAGGTCGGGCTCTTCCCCCACCGCACGGTCCTCGACAACACCGCGACCGTCCCCGCGCTGCTCGGCTGGAAGAAGGCCGCCGCACGCGCGCGTGCCGCCGAACTCCTCGACCTCGTCGGCCTCGACCCTGCCGTCTACGGCTCCCGCTACCCCGCCCAGCTCTCCGGCGGCCAGCGGCAGCGCGTCGGCGTCGCCCGCGCCCTCGCCGCCGACCCGCCCGTCCTGCTCATGGACGAGCCCTTCGGCGCCGTCGACCCCGTCGTCCGCGAGCGCCTCCAGAACGAGTTCCTCGCCCTCCAGGCCACCGTCCGCAAGACCGTCCTCCTCGTCACCCACGACATCGAGGAGGCCGTCCGCATGGGCGACCGCATGGCCGTCTACGGGCAGGGCCGCATCGAGCAGTTCGACACCCCGGCCACCGTCCTCGGCTCCCCCGCCACCCCGTACGTCGCGGACTTCGTCGGCAGCGACCGGGGCCTGAAGCGGCTGGCCGTCACGCCCGTCACCGAGGCCGACCTGGAACCCGTACCCCTGGAGAAGGCGGCGGACCCCGGGGCGGCACCGGCGACCGCGACGGCCGGGAGCGCGGACGGCGCCCCCGACCCCGTCCCTCTCGGGACCTCCCTCAAGGACGCCCTCGCCGTGCTCCTCCAGCACGACACCGGCCGTCTCCTCGTCACCGGCGCCGACGGCCGCCCCCTCGGCGTCCTCACCCCGGAGGGCGTCCACCGCGCCCTGCGCCGGGCCTCGGTCTCGTAACCCCCCGGGGCGGACGGTCCTGGGATCAGCTCGCGCTGAGCTTGCCGCCCATCCAGACCATGCCCGGCGGGATCTCCCGGTTCCACGTGTTGAAGTTGTGGCCGCCGCTGTCCAGCGTGATCGACGAGACCCTGGCCGGGCTCTTCACCTTTTTGATGAACTCCTTCGTACCCCGCAGGTTGTCCTCGCCCCGCTTCGACGTCGTCACCAGGAACGACGACTTCCCCTGCGGCAGGTGATCCAGGCTCCACAGCAGGTTCGACCGCTTGCGCAGCCCGTCGTCCCCGTGGAAGAGGTCACCCGTCGTCACGTCCTCCGCCGCCCGGTAGTACGCCGAGAACCCGGCCCCCGCCGCGAACCGGTCCGGATGGTGCAGGGCGATCTTCAGCGCGCAGTACGCGCCCGTGGAGTTGCCCATGAACCCCCAGTTCCGCGGCTTCGTCCCCACCCGGTACGTCGCCGAGACCGCCTTCGGCAGGTCCTCGGCGAAGAAGGTCTCCGTCTGCGGCCCCCCGGGCACGTCCACGCACTCGGTGTCCCGCGGCGGCGCCACCGTCGGACGCAGCATCACCAGGATCATCGGCTGCATCCGCCCCTCCTTCGCCTGGAGGTACGCCGTCTTCGGGTACTTCAACCCCTTGATGAGGTTCTCCGCCGTCCCCGGATACCCCGTGAGCACCAGCGACGCCGGGAACGTGCGCTTCGCGTACCGCGCCTGGAAGTACTCCGGCGGCAGGTACACATAGGCCGGCGAGACGATCCCCGACCGCTCCCCCGCCACCACGACCTTCTGTATCTGCCCGCCGACCTCCGGACGCCCGCCGCCCGGCACGTCGAGCCCCTGCCTGCCCACCACCCGAACCGCCTTCGAACCGGCCCCGTGGTCGACGACCACCCCCATCTCCTGCTCCTGCCCGAACAGGTCCGCCCAGGAGCCGTAGAAGAGGAACGACCGGTTCGCCGCCAGCCCCACCGCCGCGAACAGAGCCAGCTGGGTCGCGAGCAGAAGCCCCACCCGCCCCGTGTACGCGCGCCACCCCCGGCGCGCGAGCCGCGGCCACAGCCAGACCGTGGCGAGGAACAGCGCCACGGCCAGCACGACCGCCACCACGAGAACTTTGCTACTGGTGAGACCCATGGGACTACCGAGCCTTCCTTTCCGAGAATTTCCTGTGAACCGATGAACCCGAACCCGCACGACTCCGTCCTAAGAGGCGCACCACCCGGGACGGCCCGCCGAATGCGCCGCAGGGCCCGACCGGAGTCAAGGACCCTTCGCAGGACCACGGGAAGTACGGGAAGCCATGTCTGTCACGGTAGATGGGGACAAATCAGGATTGGTTCCGGTACGGGTACGGCGGATTCTCCGCGGCCCCCGTCCCGAGAACGTCCCCACGCTCATCGGCACGGCCGTCACCCTCGGCGGCCTCATCGACATCGCCGCCGGCGTCTTCCCCCGCTTCCGCGTCAGCCGGATGCACTCCTTCGCCGAAGTCCTCCCGGGCACCCTCAGCC contains:
- a CDS encoding NADH-quinone oxidoreductase subunit D, whose protein sequence is MTETTVGIGGAAESTDMVLNIGPQHPSTHGVLRLRLVLDGEVVRQAEPVIGYMHRGAEKLFEARDYRQIIMLANRHDWLSAFSNELGVVMAVERMLGMEVPERAVWTRTLLAELNRILNHLMFLGSYPLELGGITPVFHAFREREELQAVMEEVSGGRMHYMFNRVGGLKEDLPAGWLGRARQAVADVRSRMDVYDRLVLGNEIFRGRTRGVGVLSPAAVHSYGVSGPIARASGVDFDLRRDEPYLAYGDLQDTLKVAVREEGDCLARFECLLDQTHNSLDLADACLDRMAELAPGPINQRLPKVLKAPEGHTYAWTENPLGVNGYYLVSKGEKTPYRLKLRSASFNNIQALVELLPGTLVADMVAILGSLFFVVGDIDK
- a CDS encoding sensor histidine kinase; this translates as MQRLYDFIRRHPTGVDSFWAVVLLGFSLLWVGETSPGLGQPVAYGVVALLFSLVLALRRRAPEKMLLLSTGLGLAQLGFGLRPFIADFAMLMIIYTVAAHDGPRWASRLALVGGLCASPLSQLRWPMEATDSGAAKVFFVIIMTVPFALAWVLGDSLRTRRAYFAQLEERASRLEKEREAQAKVAVAAERARIARELHDVVAHNVSVMVVQADGAAYVMDSSPETAKQALETISTTGRQALAEMRRLLGILRTGEHQEAGEYVPQPDVGQIEDLVEQVRGAGLTVDFAIEGSPRPLPSGVELTAYRIVQEALTNTRKHGGPDVGASVRLVYFDDGLGLLVEDDGRGAPQEMYEDGGADGRGHGLIGMRERVGMVGGTLDAGPRPGGGFRISALLPLKPAH
- a CDS encoding ABC transporter ATP-binding protein, translating into MIRFEQVTKRYEDGTTAVDDLSFEVAEGELVTLVGPSGCGKTTTMMMVNRLVEPTSGRVLVDGEDIAGVDPVALRRKIGYVIQQVGLFPHRTVLDNTATVPALLGWKKAAARARAAELLDLVGLDPAVYGSRYPAQLSGGQRQRVGVARALAADPPVLLMDEPFGAVDPVVRERLQNEFLALQATVRKTVLLVTHDIEEAVRMGDRMAVYGQGRIEQFDTPATVLGSPATPYVADFVGSDRGLKRLAVTPVTEADLEPVPLEKAADPGAAPATATAGSADGAPDPVPLGTSLKDALAVLLQHDTGRLLVTGADGRPLGVLTPEGVHRALRRASVS
- a CDS encoding alpha/beta hydrolase, whose protein sequence is MGLTSSKVLVVAVVLAVALFLATVWLWPRLARRGWRAYTGRVGLLLATQLALFAAVGLAANRSFLFYGSWADLFGQEQEMGVVVDHGAGSKAVRVVGRQGLDVPGGGRPEVGGQIQKVVVAGERSGIVSPAYVYLPPEYFQARYAKRTFPASLVLTGYPGTAENLIKGLKYPKTAYLQAKEGRMQPMILVMLRPTVAPPRDTECVDVPGGPQTETFFAEDLPKAVSATYRVGTKPRNWGFMGNSTGAYCALKIALHHPDRFAAGAGFSAYYRAAEDVTTGDLFHGDDGLRKRSNLLWSLDHLPQGKSSFLVTTSKRGEDNLRGTKEFIKKVKSPARVSSITLDSGGHNFNTWNREIPPGMVWMGGKLSAS
- a CDS encoding SAM-dependent methyltransferase, translated to MTDETCQWQGWREAAERALYGPGGFYLRPEGPAGHFRTSVHASPLFAGAVARLLGEVAEELGTTVIDLVDVGAGRGELLTGVLAATEGSGLTVRAYAVERAGRPAGLDPRIEWTGRIPRGTRGLLFANEWLDNVPVDVAEADAEGTVRYVEVRPDGTERLGGPVEGRDAEWLARWWPLTEPGARAEIGWPRDEAWAAAVGSLAAGRAVAVDYAHVRASRPPFGSLTGFRAGREVPPAPDGSCDVTAHVALDACAAAGGGADVPTAPDGLGGLVTQREALGRLGVEGGRPPLALASADPAAYLRALSAAGEAAELTARGGLGDFLWLTRRVPGRGGRAVSGLGGY
- a CDS encoding ABC transporter substrate-binding protein; translated protein: MGDLVNRVSRIAGAVLGTAALTVALAACGGDSLEQGKQKESGGSGDSGGGKKGSLVVGAAAFTEAKVLAELYAQSLRAAGYSVSITTVKNRELYEPSLEKGEIDVVPEYAATIAEFLNAKVNGPKAPEDAPVASGDATATVEALRKLAEPRGLKVLAAGAAVDQNAFAVTKEFAAKNKLTTLSDLGRAKLKVKIAAGDECAVRPFCAPGLKKTYGIDVTGIDPKGVGTPQAKQAVKDGVDQLVLTTTTDATIDGYGLVFLTDDKKLQNADNVLPVVNAKDAGSPEIAAALDKLTKVLTTADLAELNRKVDAERAKPEDVAKDYLVTKGLLNK
- a CDS encoding GNAT family N-acetyltransferase, which encodes MTYRLTDLTAGGAAERRDELLALCAQAFCGAPWHEPPLGAVRTVDRLLDSAAGRPDYRGVAALGPDGELQGFAAGWTDTALSGREPAFELAELVVAPARQGLGLGRALHDALLDGPPPGPRLLMTLDVPELTGRYARWGWTVAERRRPAGEEREYVVMRRER
- a CDS encoding ABC transporter permease, with the translated sequence MGVVSDAWGWLTTGAHWTGEDGIGQRLAEHVYVSGAALLIAAALALPLGLWLGHLGRGGALAVNVSNVGRAIPVFAVLALFMVSPLRNAGYVPTVVALVLFAIPPLLTNAYVGVREVDRAAVRAARGMGMTGGQLFRRVELPLARPVVMTGVRSAAVQVVATATVAAMVGQGGLGRIITAGFATYDTAQVVAGAVLVALLALLVEGVLVGLDRLLELRGRPAERRPAERRPAVRRPAERRPERPTKR
- a CDS encoding ABC transporter permease, with product MSAPNCLVTNDWICGEYLRTRAQELTDATLQHVGITVVSVLIALAVAVPLALLVRARPRFAGPVLGLTTLLYTVPSLAMFSLLLPFFGLSSALVVTGLVLYALTILVRNALAGLAAVPAETREAARGMGYGSLRLLWQVELPLALPVLMAGIRMATVSTIALTTVGSVVGRGGLGNLIEDALPTFFKAQMLAASVLCVLLAVVADLLLLGLQRLVTPWTRIRTAPGGG